CGGGAGCGCGAGGTCCGCGTCCCCTCGGTTCGCTCACTCCAGCCGTCCGTTAGTCGCTCATGAGCGAACCGTCCCGTCGTGAACTTGCGCAGTTGCTCATCCCCGTTCTCCGTTGGTCGCCGTCCGGCGGCTTTGCCGACACGCGCCCGCTTATCGAGCAGTCGCTCGCCCTTGGCGTCGGTGGCTTCCAGCTCGTCGGTGGTGAGCAGGATGGTGTGCGGGCGCTCGCCAAGGAGCTGCAGCTCAAGTCGCGTCATCCGCTGCTGATTGCGGCCGATCTGGAACGGGGGGCCGGGCAGCAGTTCGCCGGCGCCACCGGCCTGCCGCCGCTGGCGGCCATCACATCGCTCGACGACATCGAAGCGTTGCGTCGCGCCGCGCGGCTCACGGCCCGCGAAGCGCGCACGATGGGCGTGAACTGGAATCTCTCGCCGGTGTGCGATCTCGATCTGCTGCTCGAGAACCCGATCATCGGCACGCGCGCGATGGGCACCGATGCACGAAAGGTCGCGCAGCTCGTGACCGCGTGGATCGAAGCCTGTCAGGCGGAAGGCGTGCTGGCCTGCGCGAAGCATTTCCCCGGCATGGGCCGCGTCACGCGTGATCCCAATCTCGAGCTGCCCGTCGTCGAGACGCCGGCCGATCAGCTCAAGGAGCAGGATCTCCAGCCATTCCGGGCGGCTATCGCTGGCGGAGTGGCCAGTGTGATGACGTCGCATGTCGTGTATCCCGCGCTCGATTCGAGTCGTGTGCCGGCCACGCTGTCGCGCGAGATTCTGCAGTGGCTGCTCCGGCAGCAGCTCAAGTACGACAATCTCATCGTGGCCGACGCGATGACGTTGGCGGCCGTGGTGGAAGGACGCACGGCGGCGGAAGCGGCCGTGCTCGCCGTGCGCGGTGGTTGCGACGTCCTCATGGCACCCGGTGATCTCGAGGACGCGCTCAGCGCACTCGAGCGCGCGTACGACGACGGCACCCTCGAGCCGGAGCGTGTCAAGCATTCCGTGCGTCGCCGCCTCAAGTGGGCGCAGTGGGCGTCGCCGCCGAACGACTGGCGTCGGCCGAGTGGCGCCGACACGGCGTGGGGTGCACTGCTCGCCGACAAGGTTATTCGCGTGGAGCATGGCCCGTTGCCGCCAGTCGGCACGATCACGGAAATGGGCATCGTCGACGACGATCACCAGGCCGATGGTCCGTCGGTGGAGCGCACGGGTATCGCCGAAGCGATGCGACTGGGTGGCAACGACGCGCGACTGGTCGATGCGCCCACGCCGGCCAGCGGTGGTCCGTTCGTAATCGCGCTGTTCGCCGATTTCGTCGCTGGGAAAGGGCGGACCACGCTATTGCCAGAGACAGTGGCGCAGGTGCATGCGCTCGTGGCGCAGGCCGAAGCGCTGCAGCGCACGGTGATTCTCATTGGTCTCGGCGATCCACGCTGGGTCACGCAGCTCGGCATGACACACCCCACCGTACTGGCGTGGGGCGGAGATCGCGTGATGCAGCAGGCGGCGGGACGCGGACTGCTGCGCAACAAGAAGTAGCGCGCCGCTTATCCGAAGAGTGCGAACAAAAACCAGATGACGGCGATGAGCGCGATGAGGCCGAGCACCATGAACACTGGCTGCACCGCCCGTCGTCGTTCTTCGACCACCGGTTCGGGCGCTCCGAGTAGCGCGTGATCTTCGGCCGTTCGCGCGCGTTCGAACTCCTCGTCGAGTATGGCGCGTGATGGGACAGGCGTCCCGAACTTCGGTGTCGGATCACTCTTGAGCGTGGCTTTCGCCTCGCGCGTCGCTGGCGACGGCTCGCGTGCGTCGTCGTTGAGCGTGCCGGCGAGTGCAAACGTGTTATAGCCGAACGAATCGCCGTTGCTGGCGGCACTCAGCGCATCACCATCGAATCGTGCCGCGATGACCGTGATGTTGTCCGGTCCACCCAGCTGATTGGCGCGGTCAATCAGCCGTTTGCAGATCGATCGCACGTCCTGCTCTTCGTTCGACGTGCGCGCGATCTCGGCGGCGCGCACCAGACCCGACAGGCCATCACTGCAGAGTATCAGCGTATCGCCCCGTCGGACCTGTTGATGCGTCAGGTCGATCGTGACGTGCGCTTCGGGGCCAAGCGCCTGGAGAATGATGTTGCGGCGCTCGCTGACCTCGGCTTCTTCGGCGGTGAGCTCGCCGGCTTCCACCAGTCGCTGCATGAGCGACTGATCCTTGGTGAGCTGCTGAACGTCGCCGTCGCGCACCATGTATGCGCGGCTGTCGCCGACCTGTACCAGAAAGAGCTGATCGCCCAACAAGCCGGCAATCGTGGCGGTGGTGCCCATGCCGCGATGCTCGGGGTTTTCCCGGGCGTGCTGGTGGATGCGCGCATTGGCCAGCACGGTGGCATCGCGGAGCGCTTCGGCAAACGCCGACGGCGAAGGGTCCGCGGCCTTCCAGGTGTGTTTCAGCGCATCGAGCACCAGGCTGCCAGCCATGCTGCTGGCGAGCTCGCCTGAGGCGGCGCCCCCCATGCCGTCGGCCACGAGAAACAGCAGCCCGTGGGGATCGGCCGTGATTTCGTGGTAGCCGAAGGCGAAATCGAGTGGCGTCCCCGTTTCGAGGTCAGCAACGAGGAACGTGTCCTCGTTGTGCTCCCGAGTACGTCCCACGTCGGTGAGCGCGAAGACACGAGTGACCACGCGGTGGTCACTCGGCAATCGTTCAGTATGTGAGGCGGGAACGGTCACAGCGTCATGGAGCAGGCCGGTGCGCACAGGGGGACAAATGTCCGTACGGACGGGAACGCCGGGAGTTACATCCCGGTATCCCTTTCCAACACTCGTGGATCTGGGTCGGCGTCGACCCCGTTTCCGGAGGCTGATCCGTAGACGGTAATAAAATGGGGTTCGTTTCACCGGTGGGTCAAATCGTTCGGACAAATTTGACCGATTCGCCCCTCGGCCGGCGCGTTCGGGCCCAGTTTATCCTGAAACGTCCACCGCAAACGGCCGATTTGCGGCTGGACGCCTGTCTCTACGTCCGTCAGCTTCGACTGGATGACGAACTACCCCGGACCGATGCAAAAGCCCAGCTCGCTCGTGCTAATCGGCGCCGTGCTCATGGTGAGCGCCTGCGCCCGTCCGACGACCGTCGTGTTGCCACCCACGCCGATCGTCGCTCCGCCGGCGATCGTGTCGGGGATGCCTGCCGTGCCCGCCGTTCGCGGTGCGCCGATCGACGTACGCGTACGCTACCCGGCCGAGAACCAGCTGCTTACGAGCCGGGACTCCAATTTCGTGCTCGGCAGCCTCGGCACCGGCGACGCGTCGCTTACGATCAACGGGCAGGCGGTTCCGGTGGCGCCGAACGGGGCGTTCCTGGCGTGGCTGGTCAATCCGCCGACCGGTGCGCTGCGGTACGATATGGTGGTGGCGCGGGCCGCCGACACGGTGCGACGCACGGTCAAAGTGCGGCTGCCGGTGCGCACGCCGTTGCCTGGTACGGGCAAGCTGCGCGTGGACAGTGGCTCGGTGTTGCCGGTACGTGGGGTGTGGGCGAAGCGCGATGACTACCTGCGGGTCAGCCTGCGCGCGCCGGCCAATGCGATCGTGTTGGTGCAGGGCAGCGACAGCGTGGTGCGGCCATTGGTACGCGGCAACGGACTGACCGCTGTACCGGGCGTCGCCTCAGGCGATGCGAATGGCGACGACATGGCGTCGGTGTTCTCTACCGAACTCGCCGCGCGATTGCTGACCGACAGCGCCCGTGCGCCGCGGCTAATCGCGATTCGCGGCAGCGACACGGTGCGGCTAACGGTGCCAATCGTGCGCGCGCTGCCCACGGACGCGCGCGTGTTGGCGATGCTGCGCAGTACCTCGACGATCGGGAGTGATACGGATCGCGTCGTGAACGCACGCACCATCGTAGACGGCACGTACAAGTGGATGCTGTTGAACGGGACGATCGTGGAAGTGACCGGACGGCAACAGGGGTATACGCGCATCCGCCTCGATGGCACGCTCGACGTCTGGGTGGATAGCAACGACCTCGTCATGCTTCCCGAAGGCACCGCGCTGCCGCGACGCGTGACCGGTGGATTTCGCGTGACGCCGAGCGCCGAGTGGGTCGATGTCGCCATCTCCACCGGTGATCGCCCGGCGCACTTGGTGGAGCCGGATGGCCGCACGCTGGTGCTCACGCTGTATGGCGTGCAGGCCAATCCCGAGATCTCGCCGATCTTCGGCAACGATACACTCGTGCGCCGCATCAGCTGGGATCAGGTCACGAGTGATCGGGTGCGTATCACCTTCACGCTGTCGCAGCCCGTGTTCGGCTGGCAGTCGATTTGGGATGAGAGCCGCCGTCAGTTCGTATTGCGCGTGCGCCGTCCACCGCTGATCGATGCCGCGAATCCGCTGCGCGGCCTCACGATCGCCGTCGATCCCGGTCATCCGCCCGCTGGTGCGACCGGGCCGACCGGACTCTATGAGGGCGACGCCGTGTTTCCGGTGGGTGA
The DNA window shown above is from Gemmatimonas sp. and carries:
- a CDS encoding glycoside hydrolase family 3 N-terminal domain-containing protein; translation: MSEPSRRELAQLLIPVLRWSPSGGFADTRPLIEQSLALGVGGFQLVGGEQDGVRALAKELQLKSRHPLLIAADLERGAGQQFAGATGLPPLAAITSLDDIEALRRAARLTAREARTMGVNWNLSPVCDLDLLLENPIIGTRAMGTDARKVAQLVTAWIEACQAEGVLACAKHFPGMGRVTRDPNLELPVVETPADQLKEQDLQPFRAAIAGGVASVMTSHVVYPALDSSRVPATLSREILQWLLRQQLKYDNLIVADAMTLAAVVEGRTAAEAAVLAVRGGCDVLMAPGDLEDALSALERAYDDGTLEPERVKHSVRRRLKWAQWASPPNDWRRPSGADTAWGALLADKVIRVEHGPLPPVGTITEMGIVDDDHQADGPSVERTGIAEAMRLGGNDARLVDAPTPASGGPFVIALFADFVAGKGRTTLLPETVAQVHALVAQAEALQRTVILIGLGDPRWVTQLGMTHPTVLAWGGDRVMQQAAGRGLLRNKK
- a CDS encoding protein phosphatase 2C domain-containing protein, producing MVTRVFALTDVGRTREHNEDTFLVADLETGTPLDFAFGYHEITADPHGLLFLVADGMGGAASGELASSMAGSLVLDALKHTWKAADPSPSAFAEALRDATVLANARIHQHARENPEHRGMGTTATIAGLLGDQLFLVQVGDSRAYMVRDGDVQQLTKDQSLMQRLVEAGELTAEEAEVSERRNIILQALGPEAHVTIDLTHQQVRRGDTLILCSDGLSGLVRAAEIARTSNEEQDVRSICKRLIDRANQLGGPDNITVIAARFDGDALSAASNGDSFGYNTFALAGTLNDDAREPSPATREAKATLKSDPTPKFGTPVPSRAILDEEFERARTAEDHALLGAPEPVVEERRRAVQPVFMVLGLIALIAVIWFLFALFG
- a CDS encoding N-acetylmuramoyl-L-alanine amidase, which encodes MTNYPGPMQKPSSLVLIGAVLMVSACARPTTVVLPPTPIVAPPAIVSGMPAVPAVRGAPIDVRVRYPAENQLLTSRDSNFVLGSLGTGDASLTINGQAVPVAPNGAFLAWLVNPPTGALRYDMVVARAADTVRRTVKVRLPVRTPLPGTGKLRVDSGSVLPVRGVWAKRDDYLRVSLRAPANAIVLVQGSDSVVRPLVRGNGLTAVPGVASGDANGDDMASVFSTELAARLLTDSARAPRLIAIRGSDTVRLTVPIVRALPTDARVLAMLRSTSTIGSDTDRVVNARTIVDGTYKWMLLNGTIVEVTGRQQGYTRIRLDGTLDVWVDSNDLVMLPEGTALPRRVTGGFRVTPSAEWVDVAISTGDRPAHLVEPDGRTLVLTLYGVQANPEISPIFGNDTLVRRISWDQVTSDRVRITFTLSQPVFGWQSIWDESRRQFVLRVRRPPLIDAANPLRGLTIAVDPGHPPAGATGPTGLYEGDAVFPVGEQVAALLRARGATVVMTRTSLAPVGLTERGVTARRANAHAFISVHLNALPDGVNPFTANGTSTLFYHQHSEALARPVQEELMKRFGLRDLGVHYQNLAVARPTWYPSALAEGLFLMLPEQEAAMRDAGFQRKYAEGLVVGLERYFRMFAPVLQP